A region from the Marinobacter sp. SS13-12 genome encodes:
- a CDS encoding MoxR family ATPase — translation MALQHTFGELRSQLAKRIIGQEKLVDRLLIALLADGHLLVEGAPGLAKTTAIKALADHLEGDFHRIQFTPDLLPSDVTGSEIYRAETGQFEFQHGPIFHNLVLADEINRAPAKVQSALLEAMGERQVSVGMRTFPLDRLFMVMATQNPIEQEGTYPLPEAQLDRFLMHVVIDYPSADAEKAILHLARNDYRRGQVAAEVRLTADQVFDARNEVSDIYMSEPVEQYLLALVLATRDPATLDPELARWTAFGASPRGTIALDRCARAMAWLDGRDYVSPDDVRNIAFDVLRHRILLTFEAEAEGLTADAIIQRLIDRVPVTA, via the coding sequence ATGGCATTACAGCATACGTTTGGTGAGCTCAGATCTCAGTTAGCAAAAAGAATCATCGGCCAGGAAAAGCTGGTGGACCGTTTGCTGATTGCCCTGCTCGCCGACGGCCACCTGTTGGTGGAAGGCGCACCCGGGCTTGCCAAGACAACCGCCATCAAGGCCCTGGCCGATCACCTTGAAGGTGACTTCCACCGTATCCAGTTTACTCCGGACCTGCTGCCGTCAGACGTTACCGGCAGTGAGATCTACCGGGCTGAAACCGGCCAGTTCGAATTCCAGCATGGGCCGATTTTCCATAATCTGGTGCTGGCTGACGAGATCAACCGCGCGCCGGCCAAGGTTCAGTCAGCATTGCTGGAGGCCATGGGGGAACGCCAGGTCAGCGTCGGCATGCGCACCTTTCCGCTGGACCGTCTGTTCATGGTAATGGCCACCCAGAACCCGATCGAACAGGAAGGCACCTATCCGCTTCCCGAAGCCCAGCTTGACCGGTTCCTGATGCACGTGGTCATCGACTACCCTTCCGCTGATGCGGAAAAGGCGATCCTGCACCTGGCCAGAAATGACTATCGGCGCGGGCAGGTGGCCGCGGAAGTCCGTCTCACGGCCGACCAGGTTTTCGACGCCCGGAACGAGGTCTCGGATATCTACATGTCGGAGCCGGTCGAGCAGTATCTGCTGGCCCTGGTGCTGGCAACCCGGGACCCCGCCACTCTGGACCCCGAGCTTGCCCGCTGGACTGCCTTCGGTGCCAGCCCGAGGGGCACGATTGCCCTGGATCGTTGCGCCCGGGCCATGGCCTGGCTTGATGGAAGGGATTACGTCAGCCCGGACGATGTCCGCAATATCGCCTTTGATGTACTCAGACACCGTATCCTGCTGACCTTCGAAGCCGAAGCCGAAGGCCTGACCGCAGACGCCATCATCCAGCGACTGATCGACCGCGTTCCGGTAACCGCCTGA
- a CDS encoding NAD-glutamate dehydrogenase: protein MNALTIASKEQFFQQLDEAFAEKIAKPEAKKISEFAKQHYAHIPLEELVSRRFSDTYGAILAAWKFLQKRTAEETPVAVFNPELESDGWQSTHSVIFILHPNMPFLIDSLRIAINQREIGTHSIQHSILQVERDAQGKLKKLHPPKKKVADGNHEAFIVLEIDRHSNPEDLRSLEEVFQTILHEVRIAVSDFPLVTEKVNEISRELDSTTAGIDEEQKEEAKAFLDWLVRDHFTFLGYDEYDFAKDKSGLVVRRVENSELGILRVNNERPDKVRLNELPQRTRHEMTRTDDIFIFAKSAQRSRVHRPAYPDYIAVKKFNSKGEVVGERRFLGLYTSRVYNERPDEIPLLRRKFQTVMRRSGFLRADYAGKELDQILTVYPRDELFQIEPGELLSVAKSILYIQERRRIELFMREDVYGQFVTCLAFFPRDIYNTELRLKVEQVLRDRLEAEDIEFVTHFSESVLARVQFTVRVPQVENRQIPISEIREKVIDLAQSWRDGLLEALNEAYGEEQGNEMFRLYSAGFPASYKDMFSPRRAAIDLEHIAGAAREKHLTMSFYRALEEDESTLHFKLFYPDEPLPLSDVMPIFDNLGFRVIGEHPFEVSDRRGETVWIHDFTLQAHSGAVVDIHRIRPIFEDLFRRVWYGDAENDAFNRLLLSSYMSWREIALLRTYARYMRQIRFSNSQTFISNTLVNHVELTRLLLEFFEVRFNPARYQSDGKSAAAQQKLEIEFNAGLDSVENLSEDRVLRLFLELMQATLRTNYYQPDKDGRTKPYISVKFDPSEIPDVPLPLPMFEIFVYSPRVEGVHLRGGKVARGGLRWSDRFEDYRTEILGLVKAQQVKNAVIVPVGAKGGFVAKRLPDMSDREAFQAEGIEAYKTFIRGLLDITDNLVDAGIQPPESVIRHDEDDHYLVVAADKGTATFSDIANGLAAEYGFWMGDAFASGGSNGYDHKKMGITARGAWVSVERHFRELGINPALDEFTAIGIGDMGGDVFGNGLLSSEKTKLVAAFNHIHIFIDPAPDAAKSYKERKRLFELPRSSWTDYDTSLISKGGGVFSRSAKSIPVSPEMKKLLGIKSDRVPPNMLITHILKSQADLLWIGGIGTYVKGHEESHADVGDKANDALRINGSELRCKIVGEGGNLGMTQLGRIEFALKGGRLNTDFIDNSGGVDCSDHEVNMKILLNHAVAMGDLTDKQRNIMLEEMTDDVAALVLKNNYRQTQAISIASMGAVSRLEEYRRLMNTMESEGKLNRSLEFLPDDETLSERKLDKKGLTRPELSVLISYVKGDLKQTLINSSLPDEPSLAGEMYKVFPQELTRKFSKELGEHQLRREIIATQIANDMVNHMGITFVERLKQSTGADAGSIALAWIIARDVFRLDTWWDKIEYLDYFIPANLQMELMGDLMRLIRRAVRWLLRNRRAELSIQSHMERFADSVWKITADLPDYLGDQARADWKKRHDALVESGLPTELASVVSGTSYLYSSLGIIEAREATGMPLKTVANLYYDLGDKLDLNWFAKAIAELVPGSHWQALARESFREDLDWQQRALTTGVLKLAEKPADVNGCVENWMQRHAAMINRWKSMLTELKGVREPEYAMFSVALRELLDLAQTTMHEQHDDALSATT, encoded by the coding sequence ATGAATGCGCTGACTATCGCCAGCAAGGAACAGTTTTTTCAGCAGCTGGACGAAGCTTTCGCGGAAAAAATAGCGAAACCCGAAGCGAAGAAAATCAGTGAATTCGCAAAGCAGCATTATGCCCATATTCCTCTCGAAGAGCTTGTGAGTCGCCGTTTTTCCGATACCTACGGTGCCATTCTTGCGGCCTGGAAGTTTCTGCAGAAACGTACCGCCGAAGAAACCCCGGTGGCGGTGTTCAATCCCGAGCTGGAAAGTGACGGCTGGCAGTCGACCCACTCCGTCATCTTCATTCTTCACCCGAACATGCCGTTCCTGATTGATTCTCTGCGGATAGCGATCAATCAGCGTGAGATAGGTACCCACTCGATCCAGCATTCGATTCTCCAGGTGGAGCGCGACGCTCAGGGCAAGTTGAAAAAACTGCACCCACCCAAGAAAAAGGTCGCCGATGGCAATCACGAGGCGTTCATTGTTCTGGAAATCGACCGCCACAGCAATCCGGAGGATCTCCGGTCGCTGGAAGAAGTGTTTCAGACCATTCTTCATGAAGTCCGGATTGCGGTCAGTGACTTTCCTCTTGTAACTGAAAAGGTCAATGAAATCAGTCGGGAACTCGATAGCACCACCGCCGGTATCGACGAAGAGCAGAAAGAAGAAGCGAAGGCATTCCTGGACTGGCTGGTAAGGGACCATTTCACCTTCCTGGGCTACGATGAATACGATTTTGCCAAGGACAAGAGCGGGTTGGTGGTCCGCCGCGTTGAGAATTCCGAGCTGGGTATCCTGCGGGTCAACAATGAACGCCCGGACAAGGTGCGGCTGAACGAATTGCCGCAACGCACGCGGCATGAGATGACCCGCACGGATGATATTTTCATCTTTGCCAAGTCTGCCCAGCGCTCGCGAGTGCACAGGCCTGCTTATCCCGACTACATTGCGGTCAAGAAGTTCAATAGCAAAGGTGAAGTGGTCGGTGAACGCCGCTTCCTGGGTCTGTATACGTCCCGCGTCTACAACGAACGGCCGGACGAGATTCCTCTGCTGCGCCGCAAGTTCCAGACCGTCATGAGGCGTTCCGGTTTTCTGCGGGCCGATTACGCCGGTAAAGAGCTTGATCAGATACTCACGGTGTATCCACGGGACGAATTATTCCAGATCGAGCCCGGTGAGCTGCTGTCGGTTGCCAAAAGCATTCTCTACATTCAGGAACGTCGTCGCATCGAGCTGTTCATGCGGGAGGATGTGTATGGTCAGTTCGTCACCTGTCTGGCATTTTTCCCGCGGGATATCTACAACACGGAACTGCGCCTGAAGGTTGAGCAGGTGTTGCGGGACAGGCTTGAGGCGGAGGACATCGAGTTTGTCACCCACTTCTCCGAATCGGTGCTGGCACGGGTGCAGTTCACGGTTCGCGTGCCCCAGGTGGAAAACCGCCAGATACCGATCTCGGAGATTCGAGAGAAGGTTATTGATCTTGCCCAGTCCTGGCGTGACGGCCTGCTGGAAGCATTGAATGAGGCGTACGGTGAAGAGCAGGGCAACGAAATGTTCCGGCTCTATTCCGCAGGCTTTCCGGCCAGCTATAAGGACATGTTCTCGCCACGGCGGGCGGCCATAGACCTTGAGCACATTGCCGGAGCTGCCAGAGAAAAGCATCTCACCATGAGCTTCTACAGGGCGCTGGAAGAGGACGAAAGCACGCTGCATTTCAAGCTTTTCTATCCGGATGAGCCATTGCCGCTATCCGATGTAATGCCGATTTTCGACAATCTCGGGTTCCGGGTTATTGGTGAACATCCGTTTGAGGTCAGTGACCGTCGCGGCGAGACTGTCTGGATACACGACTTCACCCTGCAGGCTCATAGCGGAGCAGTGGTGGATATCCACCGCATCCGCCCTATCTTCGAAGACCTGTTCCGTCGGGTCTGGTACGGCGATGCGGAAAACGATGCCTTTAACCGGTTGTTGTTGTCCTCCTACATGAGCTGGCGGGAAATTGCCCTGCTGCGCACCTATGCGCGCTACATGCGGCAGATTCGCTTTTCCAACAGTCAGACCTTCATATCCAACACCCTCGTCAACCATGTGGAACTGACGCGCCTGTTACTCGAGTTCTTCGAGGTTCGTTTCAATCCCGCGCGTTACCAGAGTGACGGCAAGAGTGCGGCTGCCCAGCAGAAACTGGAGATCGAGTTCAATGCTGGCCTGGACAGTGTCGAAAACCTCAGCGAGGACCGGGTGCTGCGGCTGTTCCTGGAACTGATGCAGGCCACCCTGCGCACCAACTACTACCAGCCGGACAAGGACGGCCGCACCAAACCCTATATCAGCGTGAAGTTCGATCCGTCAGAGATTCCGGACGTTCCGTTGCCCCTGCCCATGTTCGAGATTTTTGTCTACTCGCCACGGGTTGAAGGTGTGCACCTGCGTGGCGGTAAAGTTGCACGCGGTGGCCTGCGTTGGTCCGACCGGTTTGAGGACTATCGCACCGAGATCCTGGGGCTGGTCAAGGCGCAACAGGTCAAGAACGCCGTTATTGTGCCGGTAGGCGCCAAGGGCGGTTTCGTGGCCAAGCGCCTGCCCGACATGTCGGACCGGGAAGCTTTCCAGGCCGAGGGTATCGAGGCCTACAAAACCTTTATTCGTGGCCTGCTGGATATTACCGATAACCTTGTGGATGCCGGCATCCAACCGCCGGAGTCGGTGATCCGTCACGATGAGGACGATCACTACCTGGTGGTAGCCGCCGACAAGGGTACGGCGACCTTCTCGGATATCGCCAACGGCCTGGCTGCGGAATACGGCTTCTGGATGGGGGATGCGTTTGCCTCCGGCGGCAGCAACGGCTATGACCACAAGAAAATGGGCATTACGGCCCGGGGCGCCTGGGTATCCGTGGAGCGGCACTTCCGCGAGCTGGGCATCAATCCCGCTCTGGACGAATTCACTGCCATCGGCATCGGCGACATGGGTGGTGATGTGTTTGGTAATGGCCTGCTGTCGTCCGAGAAGACGAAGCTCGTTGCTGCGTTCAACCACATTCACATCTTCATTGACCCGGCGCCGGATGCCGCCAAAAGCTACAAGGAGCGCAAGCGCCTGTTCGAGCTGCCCCGTTCATCGTGGACCGATTACGACACCAGCCTGATTTCCAAGGGCGGTGGTGTGTTCAGCCGCAGTGCCAAGTCGATTCCGGTCAGCCCGGAGATGAAGAAACTGCTGGGCATCAAGTCTGACCGCGTGCCCCCCAACATGCTGATCACCCATATACTCAAGTCCCAGGCGGATTTGCTCTGGATCGGTGGTATCGGCACCTACGTTAAGGGGCACGAAGAGTCCCACGCCGATGTGGGGGACAAGGCTAACGACGCCTTACGTATTAACGGCTCGGAGCTCCGCTGCAAGATTGTAGGTGAGGGCGGCAACCTGGGCATGACCCAGTTGGGGCGCATTGAATTTGCCCTGAAGGGTGGCCGGCTGAATACGGACTTTATCGATAACTCCGGTGGGGTGGACTGCTCTGACCACGAAGTAAACATGAAAATCCTGCTCAACCATGCGGTCGCCATGGGGGATCTCACCGACAAACAGCGCAACATCATGCTGGAGGAGATGACCGATGACGTTGCCGCTCTGGTGCTGAAAAACAACTACCGGCAAACCCAGGCCATCAGTATTGCCAGCATGGGTGCAGTGAGCCGGCTGGAAGAATACCGCCGCCTGATGAACACCATGGAAAGCGAAGGCAAGCTCAATCGCAGCCTCGAGTTCCTGCCGGATGACGAGACGCTCTCCGAGAGGAAACTGGACAAGAAAGGGCTGACGCGTCCCGAGCTTTCGGTGCTGATTTCCTACGTCAAGGGTGACCTGAAACAGACCCTTATCAACAGCAGTCTCCCCGACGAACCTTCGTTGGCGGGGGAGATGTACAAGGTATTTCCGCAAGAGCTCACCCGCAAGTTTTCAAAGGAGCTGGGCGAGCACCAGTTGCGTCGCGAGATCATCGCCACCCAGATTGCGAATGATATGGTCAATCACATGGGCATTACCTTTGTTGAGAGACTGAAGCAGTCTACCGGTGCCGATGCCGGTTCCATTGCGCTGGCGTGGATCATTGCCCGGGACGTGTTCCGCCTGGATACCTGGTGGGACAAGATTGAATACCTGGACTACTTCATTCCGGCGAACTTGCAGATGGAGTTGATGGGCGACCTCATGCGACTGATCCGCCGGGCGGTTCGCTGGTTGCTTCGTAACCGCCGGGCTGAACTCAGTATCCAGAGCCATATGGAGCGGTTTGCCGACAGTGTGTGGAAAATCACGGCGGACCTGCCGGATTATCTGGGAGACCAGGCCAGGGCAGACTGGAAGAAGCGACACGATGCACTGGTTGAGTCGGGATTGCCGACGGAGCTTGCCTCTGTGGTGTCCGGCACCAGCTACCTGTATTCGTCGCTGGGTATTATAGAAGCTAGGGAGGCCACCGGCATGCCGTTGAAAACCGTTGCCAATCTTTATTATGACCTTGGCGACAAGCTGGACCTGAACTGGTTCGCCAAAGCCATCGCGGAACTGGTGCCCGGCTCCCACTGGCAGGCACTGGCGCGGGAGAGCTTCCGGGAAGACCTGGACTGGCAACAGCGGGCACTGACCACAGGCGTGCTCAAGCTTGCCGAGAAGCCAGCTGACGTCAATGGTTGTGTCGAGAACTGGATGCAGAGGCACGCCGCCATGATCAACCGCTGGAAATCCATGCTGACCGAGCTCAAGGGCGTCAGGGAACCGGAATACGCGATGTTCTCGGTGGCTCTGAGAGAGTTGCTGGACCTGGCACAGACAACCATGCACGAACAGCACGACGACGCACTCAGTGCGACTACTTGA